GCCTTGCCGTTGCTGCCGAACGGCAAGACGGACTATCGGGCGCTGGAGGCGTCGCTGTGAGTGTCTTCACCCTCGCTCAGGACGAGAAGGAGGCGGCGCTGCTGCCCCAGCTCGACGAGCTGACCTCCTTCCACCGGGCGAACTGCGAGCCCTATGACCGCATCCTGTCGGCATCCGGCTACCAGAAGGCCTCCGGCATCGCCGAGTTGCCGTGGTTGCCGGTACGGCTGTTCAAGACGCTGGACCTCAAGAGCATCCCGGACGACGAGGTGTTCAAGGTCCTCACCTCCAGCGGCACCACCGGCGACGTCAGCAGGATCTACCTGGACAAGGCGGCCGCCGCCGAGCAGCAGAAACGGCTGGCCGCCACGGTGCAGACCGTGCTCGGCCCGAAACGGCTGCCGATGCTGCTGGTCGACACCAAGGCGATGCTCAAGGACCGCCGCTCGTTCAGCGCCCGTGGCGCCGGCGTGCTCGGCATGTCCACCTTCGGCCGGGACCACGTCTGGGCCCTCGACCTGGACGGGCAGGTCGACCTGGCCGCCATCCGGGGCTTCCTGGCCCGGCACGGCGACGCGCCGTTCCTGATCTTCGGCTTCACCTTCCTGGTCTGGCTGCACCTCTACGAGGTGGCCCGGGACAACGGCCTCGACCTCGCGAACGGCATCCTGATCCACTCCGGCGGCTGGAAGAAGCTGGTCGACCAGGCGGTCTCGCCCGACGAGTTCCGGGCACGGCTGGCCGGCGTCGGCCTGACCCGGGTGCACAACTACTACGGCATGGTCGAGCAGATCGGCACGATCTTCCTGGAGGGGCCGGACGGTGGCGCGCTGTACTGCCCGGACTTCGCGGACGTGGTCATCCGCGACCCGCTGACCTGGGCGGAGCTCCCACCCGGCGAACCGGGGCTGATCGAGGTGATCAGCACGCTGCCCACCTCGTACCCCGGTCATGTGCTGCTCACCGAGGACCTCGGCGTGGTGCACGGGATCGACGACGGGGCCTGGCCGGGCAAGCGCTTCTCGGTGCTCGGCCGGCTGCCGCGCGCGGAGGCACGGGGCTGCTCCGACACGTACCGGGAGGCGGCATGAGCATGCGGTTCCGATTCGGCGCCGAGGGGGACGTCACGGCGCCCTCCGACGACCGGCTCGCCGTCGGTGACCCGCGGGTCGTCGACTTCCTCGCCAAGCTGGCCCGCAAGCTGCTCGCCCCGGCGCTCGCCCGGCGGCACCCGGAGCTGGGCTCGCTCGGCTACTTCTTGCGCCCCGCCGAGCTCAAGCGCGCGGTGGACCGGATGCGGCGGGACGACGCGCTGGTCTTCCCCCGGGGCAACGTCTTCCACATCCCGCCGGCCAACGTGGACACCATCTTCGTCTACTCGTGGGCGCTCGCCGCGCTGGCCGGGAACCACAACGTGGTCCGGATCTCCAGCCGGTCGGCCGGCGCGGCGGAGGCGATCTTCCAGGCGCTGAACGAGGTCGACGCCGACCCGGTGATCGCCCGCACCCAGCGGATGGTCACCTACGGCCGGGACGACGCCGTCACCGGCGCGCTCAGCCGCTGGGCCGACCTGCGGGTGATCTGGGGCGGCGACGCCGCGGTGGAGGCGATTCGCCGGCACCCGCTGCGGCCGTCCGGGCGGGACCTGACCTTCCCGGACCGGACGTCCTGGGCGGTGCTCTCGATTCCCGGCTGGCGGGCCGCCGACCCGGCCGCCCGCAAGGCCGCGGCGCTCGGGTTCGCCAACGACGCGTACTGGTTCGACCAGGCCGCCTGCTCGTCCCCGCGGACCGTGTTCCTGGTCGGTGCCGGCGACGCCGAGGCGGTCCGGGCGGAGTTCCTGGAGCTGCTGCTGGAGGTCGTCGACCAGCGGGGCTGGACGGTGGACGCGGCGATGGCGGTGGAGAAGCGGGTCAACGCGTACGGGCTGGCGGCCACCGGTGCCGCCACCTCGATGGAGTTCCCGGACAACCGGATCACCTCGCTCACCCTGACCGGATCGGATCAGGTGCCCCGGCGCTGGATCGGGGCCGGCGCCTTCCCGTTCGCGCGGGCCGGGTCCCTGGTCGACCTGGTGCCGGTGATGACCCGGCAGGACCAGACGGTGAGCCACTTCGGGTTCACCCCGGCCGAGCTGCGCGAGTTCGCGACAGCGTTGGGCGGCCGCGGGGTGGACCGGATCGTGCCGTTCGGCTCGGCGCTGACCTTCGGGGCGATGTGGGACGGGTACGACCTGCCCGCCGAGTTCACCCGCCTCACCACCCTGCAGACCTGACCAGCGAGCGATGACAACTACCCTGGTGGCCCGCACGGCCACGGAGCCGGCGTCCCGCGAGGCCGGCGAGTGGCGCTCGCTGCTGCCCTGGATCGTGCCGGCGGTGGCGGCGCTCTGGGCACTGCTCGGCACCGGCACACCGGCCCGGGACATCGCGCTCTACGGCGGGTACTTCCTGCTGGCGATCGTCGTACCGGGAACTCTGGTCTTCCGGGTCCTCTTCGGCAGCCGTGGCAACTGGCCGGAGGACCTGACCCTGGGCACCGCCACCGGCCTGGTGGTCATGCTCGCCGGCTGGGCCCTCGGCGCCGCGCTCGGCCAGCAGTCGCTGCTGATCGGCTGGCCGGTCCTGGTGGTGCTGCCGTTCCTGCTGGTGCCCCGGCTGCGGCGGAGCTGGCGGCGCGGCGCCGGCGACCCGCTGCCGGTCGGCTGGCACTGGGCGATGGCGGCCGTGCTGCTGCTGGTGATCCTCTGGCTGGCCACCGTCTTCCAGAACTTCCCGCTGCCGCCGGTTCGGTTCGAGTACTACAAGGATCTCTACTACCACCTGGCGCTCGTGCACGAGATGACCCGCTCGATGCCGTTCCAGGTGCCGCAGCTGGCCGGGTACGAACTCCGCTACCACTACCTCTCCGACGCGGACCTGGCCACCGCCAGCATGGTCACCGGGATCGCGCCGACCACCCTGCTGTTCCGGCTGTGGCTGCTGGCGATCACGGTGGCCGGCGTGTTCGCCTTCGCCACCCTGGCCCGGGTGCTCAGCGGCCGCTGGTGGGCCGCGCCGGTCGCGGCGGTGGCCGGGTTCGCCGGGCAGGCGGTGTCGTTCGGCTCGGCGGCCGCCACCTTCAACAGCGGCGGCCCGGTGACCCTGCTCAGCCCGTCGCAGGACATCGCCATGCCGCTGATCGCCCTGTTCGCGGTGCTCGCCGTGGACCGGCTGCGCGGCCGGCCGCTCGGCTGGGGCTGGGCGTTCCTGCCGTTGCTCGCGGTGGCCGGGGCCGGGTCCAAGGCGAGCGTGCTGCCGCCGCTCGCGGCCGGGCTAGCGCTGACCGGAGTGGTGTCCCTGGGGCAGCGGCGGAAGGTGCCGTGGGCGGCCGCCGGACTGTTCGCGGTGACCGTGTTCGGCATGCTCTTCGGTGCGAGGTTCTTCGCCGGCGGCGGGGCGAGCGTGCTGCAGCCACAGGCGCTGGGCACGCTGCGCTGGCTGGCGCCGTACACGGAGACGCTGGGCGTCGACGACGGCCCGCGGTGGGGTGGCTTCGTACCGCCCGGTGTCGAGGCGGCGGGCACCACCGGCCGGCTGTTCGTCGCCTGGGTGGTGATCTGGGCCCTGCTGCTGCAGGCACCCCGCCTGATCGGGCTGGTGGTGCCGCCCCGCACGCGGGGGACCGGTGACCCGGCGTTCGCGCTGATCGCCGGAGTCCTGCTCGCCGGCCTCGGCGCGACCTGGGTGTTCTGGCATCCGACGGCGAGCCAGGTCTACTTCTACGCCGGCGTCATCCCGTTCGGCGCGGTGCTGGCCGCCTGGTCGCTGGCCGACCGGGTGCGCTCCTGGCGCGTCCCGGTGGCCGGGGCGGTGGCCGGCGCCCTCTGCGCGGTGCTGCTGCCCCGCGTCGATCCGCCGGCCCACCCGACCATCGGCCACTGGGCCTGGACGATGGCCGTGCCGCTGCTCCGGCTCGCCGCGATCACCGCGGTGGTGATCGTGGTGCTGGTGGCCGTCTGGCGGGGCCGGGCCCGGCGGGCGCTGCCGGTGGCGCTGGTCGCCGCGACGCTGGGCGCCGGGGTGGCCTCCTACACCGCGCAGAACGTCGCCGCGATGACCGTCACCGCGGCACCCAAGGGTGAGCCGAAGTACCAGCTCACCGCGCTGGAGATGCGGGCGGCGCAATGGCTGGACCGGAACGCCGGCCGCGACGACCTGGTGGCCACCAACGTGCACTGCCGGCCGATGAACGCCACCACGCTCTGCGACGCGCGGGCCTTCTGGGTGGCCGGGCTGGGCGGGCGGCGCACCCTGGTGGAGAGCTGGGGTTACAGCGACCAGGCGGTGGCGGTGAACGGGGTGGGCAACCGGATCTACTACTACCAGCCGGCGCCGGACAGGGCGTTGTTCGAGCTGAACCAGCGGGCGTTCACCACCGGTGACCCGGCGGTCGTCGCCCGGCTGCGTGACGAGTACGGCGTACGCTGGTTGTTCGCCGACAGCCGGGCCGGTGCGGTGGCGCCGGAGCTGTCCGCTGTCGCCACGCAGCGCCTCCGGCTCGGTACGGTGACCATCTATGAACTGGGCCGGGGGTCGGGTTAACCCTACCGTCGATCGGGCGGCCCGCAGGATCGGATGGGAGGGCTCCGGTGCCTAGCGTCGAGGACATGGAGACGACGTACGCCGGAGCCCCGGCCACCTACCCCATCGCCCCGGCCCGGCGCTACCTGCGTCAGCTGGGCATCGACACGCAGTTCGTGCTGCTCGGCTTCCCGATCGGGCTGCTCACCATCGTGCTCTGCCTGGCCGGGTTCGCGGTCGGCGTGGGCACCGCGATCATCTGGATCGGGGTGCCGTGGCTGGCCGCGACGCTCCTGATGGCCCGCGGTTTCGCGCACATCGAGCGGCGCCGGGTGGCGTCGGTGCTGCGCCGCCGGATCACGCCCCCGATCTACCGCACCGCACGCACCAAGGGCCGGGTGGCCAAGGTGTTCGCCCCGATCGCCGACGGCCAGTCCTGGCTGGACCTGGCGCACGGCATCTTCCGGTTCATCCCGAGCACCATCGCCTTCTGCTTCGTCTTCACCTGGTGGGTGGTCGCGCTGGCCGGCCTCACCTACCCGCTCTACGACTGGGCGCTGCCGCACCCGCCGGACAACATGGAGCTGCCCGAGCTGCTCGGCTTCCCGGACACCGCCACCGTGCGGATCGTCTTCAACCTGGGGATCGGCCTGTTCTTCGCCCTCACCCTGTTCCCGGTGGTGCGCGGATCCGCGCTGCTCGAGGCGCAGTTCGCCAGGGGCATGCTGAACGGGGTCAACGAGCTGCGCCGGCAGGTGGCCGAGGCGAACGCGGCCCGGGACGTGGCGCAGGAGCAGAAGGCCGCCGCGGTCTCGGCCGAGGCGACGGCGCTGCGCAAGCTGGAGCGCGACATCCACGACGGCCCGCAGCAGCGGCTGGTCCGGCTGGCCATGGACCTGGGGCGGGCCGAGCAGCAGTTCGCCAACGACCCCGAGGCGGCCCGGGCCACCGTCGCCGAGGCGCTCGCCCAGACCAGGGAGACCCTTGACGAGCTGCGCGCGCTGTCCCGGGGGATCGCCCCGCCGATCCTTGTCGACCGCGGGCTGCGGGCCGCGCTGACCGCCCTGGCCGGCCGCTGCACCGTCCCGGTGGACCTGGACGCCCCGGTGGCCGAGCGGCTGGACCCGGCGGTGGAGTCGACGGCGTACTTCGTGGTGGCCGAGGCGCTGACCAACGTCGCCAAGCACAGCCACGCCAGCGAGGTGCGGGTCAGCGTGGAGCGGCTCGCCACCGGCCTGCTCGTCACCGTCGCCGACGACGGCGTCGGCGGGGCCAGCCTGGCCAAGGGACACGGCCTGGCCGGCCTGGACGACCGGGTCAAGGCGGCCGGCGGGGTGCTGGCCGTGGAGAGTCCCGAGGGCGACGGCACCCGGCTGACGGCGGCCCTGCCCATATAGATGATGCGTGGGGTTGCGACGGGGCCGTATCGTCGCGAGCATGCGTAAGATCGTCAATGGCCTGTCCGCGGCGCTCGCCGCGGGCACTGCCGTGCTCGTCGCTGTCGCCGGGAGCGCGTCTCCCGCCCTCGCCGCCGCGGGCACCCCGGGTTCCGCCGGCCTCGGTGACCGTCTGTACCCCCTGCTCGGCAACGGCGGGTACGACGTCCAGAACTACAACCTGACCCTGAAGTACCCGGCCAAGAACCCCACCCAGGCCGTCACCGGCAACGTGGTGATCACCGCGAAGGCCACCCAGAACCTCTCCCGGTTCGACCTCGACTTTGGCGGCCAGAGCGTCGCCAACGTCTGGGTGAACGGGAAGGCCGCCGGCTTCCGCCGCTCCGGCGACGAGCTGGTCATCACCCCGGCCCACTACCTGCCGAAGGGCAAGACCTTCAAGGTCTACGTCGGCGGCTTCACCGCCACCCCGACCTCGGCCAGCGCCCTGGAGCCGGAGGGCTTCGTCTCCACCGCCGACGGCACCGTGCTGGCCGGTCAGCCGAACACCTCGCACGAGCTGTTCCCGAGCAACGACCACCCCCGGGACAAGGCGACCTACACCATCACGCTGACCACCCCGCAGGGCTGGATCGGCGTGGCCAACGGCAAGCATGTCCGGGACACCAGGAAGGCCGGCTACGTCTCGTCGACCTACCGCGAGTCCAAGCCGATGGCCAGCGAGCTGGTCCAGGTCGTGGCCGGCGACTTCGTGGTGAAGAACCGCGCGGCGGTCGGCGGCGTGCCGGTCCGCGACGTGGTGCCCCGGCGCCTGGCCGCCAGCCTGCTGGACAAGGCCAAGGTCGAGCGCTCGCAGATCGCCTGGATGACGAAGAAGGTCGGCAAGTACCCGTTCGAGAACTACGGGTCGCTGGTCATCGACGCCGACCTCGGCTTCGCGCTGGAGACCCAGACCCTTTCCCTGTACGACACCGGCATCTTCAACTACCCGGCCTACACGCGTAACCCGGTCATGACGCACGAGCTGGCGCACCAGTGGTTCGGCGACAGCGTGGCCCCGAAGTCGTGGAGCGACGTGTGGCAGAACGAGGGCCACGCGACCTGGTACGAGCTG
This window of the Actinoplanes oblitus genome carries:
- a CDS encoding LuxE/PaaK family acyltransferase, which codes for MSVFTLAQDEKEAALLPQLDELTSFHRANCEPYDRILSASGYQKASGIAELPWLPVRLFKTLDLKSIPDDEVFKVLTSSGTTGDVSRIYLDKAAAAEQQKRLAATVQTVLGPKRLPMLLVDTKAMLKDRRSFSARGAGVLGMSTFGRDHVWALDLDGQVDLAAIRGFLARHGDAPFLIFGFTFLVWLHLYEVARDNGLDLANGILIHSGGWKKLVDQAVSPDEFRARLAGVGLTRVHNYYGMVEQIGTIFLEGPDGGALYCPDFADVVIRDPLTWAELPPGEPGLIEVISTLPTSYPGHVLLTEDLGVVHGIDDGAWPGKRFSVLGRLPRAEARGCSDTYREAA
- a CDS encoding acyl-CoA reductase, which encodes MSMRFRFGAEGDVTAPSDDRLAVGDPRVVDFLAKLARKLLAPALARRHPELGSLGYFLRPAELKRAVDRMRRDDALVFPRGNVFHIPPANVDTIFVYSWALAALAGNHNVVRISSRSAGAAEAIFQALNEVDADPVIARTQRMVTYGRDDAVTGALSRWADLRVIWGGDAAVEAIRRHPLRPSGRDLTFPDRTSWAVLSIPGWRAADPAARKAAALGFANDAYWFDQAACSSPRTVFLVGAGDAEAVRAEFLELLLEVVDQRGWTVDAAMAVEKRVNAYGLAATGAATSMEFPDNRITSLTLTGSDQVPRRWIGAGAFPFARAGSLVDLVPVMTRQDQTVSHFGFTPAELREFATALGGRGVDRIVPFGSALTFGAMWDGYDLPAEFTRLTTLQT
- a CDS encoding sensor histidine kinase; this translates as METTYAGAPATYPIAPARRYLRQLGIDTQFVLLGFPIGLLTIVLCLAGFAVGVGTAIIWIGVPWLAATLLMARGFAHIERRRVASVLRRRITPPIYRTARTKGRVAKVFAPIADGQSWLDLAHGIFRFIPSTIAFCFVFTWWVVALAGLTYPLYDWALPHPPDNMELPELLGFPDTATVRIVFNLGIGLFFALTLFPVVRGSALLEAQFARGMLNGVNELRRQVAEANAARDVAQEQKAAAVSAEATALRKLERDIHDGPQQRLVRLAMDLGRAEQQFANDPEAARATVAEALAQTRETLDELRALSRGIAPPILVDRGLRAALTALAGRCTVPVDLDAPVAERLDPAVESTAYFVVAEALTNVAKHSHASEVRVSVERLATGLLVTVADDGVGGASLAKGHGLAGLDDRVKAAGGVLAVESPEGDGTRLTAALPI
- a CDS encoding M1 family metallopeptidase; this encodes MRKIVNGLSAALAAGTAVLVAVAGSASPALAAAGTPGSAGLGDRLYPLLGNGGYDVQNYNLTLKYPAKNPTQAVTGNVVITAKATQNLSRFDLDFGGQSVANVWVNGKAAGFRRSGDELVITPAHYLPKGKTFKVYVGGFTATPTSASALEPEGFVSTADGTVLAGQPNTSHELFPSNDHPRDKATYTITLTTPQGWIGVANGKHVRDTRKAGYVSSTYRESKPMASELVQVVAGDFVVKNRAAVGGVPVRDVVPRRLAASLLDKAKVERSQIAWMTKKVGKYPFENYGSLVIDADLGFALETQTLSLYDTGIFNYPAYTRNPVMTHELAHQWFGDSVAPKSWSDVWQNEGHATWYELLYAADTKTFKKYTGFSSRDAYFKAVYQLANQWRAQYGPVARPKSSKSVWDVFNPNVYSGGALVLYALQQKIGDKKFQKLERTWVSKYRGKSPSTQDFIKLASKVSGQNLNSFLTKWLYGKKVPPMPKHSSWKPTGASSQAFGAGETSVITPAQHERPAQG